One Massilia sp. 9096 genomic window carries:
- a CDS encoding sensor histidine kinase KdpD, protein MMLATDQNPEEHGITPRARQFLALREPVMERWEREVRARVQGAATLLRPILTNTLPAFFDNIGEALSPGHPRRNATSSNNAAAVHGGERARMTSYGPDQVVHEYQILREAITAEASERLDLSAKEWAIIEHSIDAAVREAIREFASIQDDLRRKLAGALSHDMRTPLAVILSGAQLIGLSNDLPANKQFAEKVEANARRLEDMMSELLDALTSKASDQLPLQLSEFDIAELLTDVSKAYARPHEVEFSVMADSTRGWWCRNTLRRALENLINNALTHGAGRKIGLATSQVRGRMMLSVHNDGQAIPKERQNEIFEYGSRGACATAPGWGLGLPFVKRATESHGGSIAVDSSEQTGTTFLIDIPIDCRPFVKNPA, encoded by the coding sequence ATGATGCTGGCCACTGACCAAAATCCCGAAGAGCATGGGATCACTCCGCGAGCTCGGCAATTCCTTGCGCTCAGAGAACCCGTGATGGAGCGGTGGGAGCGGGAAGTCCGCGCGCGCGTCCAAGGCGCCGCTACTTTGCTTCGTCCGATACTGACCAACACCCTTCCCGCGTTCTTCGACAACATTGGCGAAGCGCTCAGCCCCGGGCATCCCCGAAGAAACGCCACCAGCTCCAATAACGCCGCGGCCGTCCATGGCGGCGAGCGGGCGCGGATGACCTCTTACGGCCCGGACCAAGTGGTTCATGAATACCAGATTCTGCGCGAGGCGATCACTGCCGAAGCGTCGGAGCGGTTGGATTTGAGCGCGAAGGAATGGGCGATCATCGAGCACTCTATCGACGCCGCGGTGCGCGAGGCGATCCGCGAATTCGCCTCCATCCAGGACGACTTGCGCCGCAAACTGGCCGGCGCGCTTTCGCATGACATGCGCACGCCCTTGGCCGTAATATTGAGCGGGGCCCAGTTGATCGGGCTGTCCAACGATCTACCGGCCAACAAGCAGTTTGCTGAAAAGGTCGAAGCCAACGCGCGCAGGCTCGAGGACATGATGTCCGAACTCTTGGACGCGTTGACTTCCAAAGCAAGCGACCAGTTGCCTTTGCAGCTTTCCGAGTTCGACATCGCCGAGTTGCTTACGGATGTGTCTAAAGCTTACGCCCGGCCCCACGAGGTCGAATTTTCGGTGATGGCGGATTCGACGCGCGGGTGGTGGTGCCGAAACACCCTTCGGCGCGCGCTGGAAAATCTGATCAACAACGCGCTGACGCATGGGGCGGGCCGCAAGATCGGGTTGGCGACGAGCCAGGTGCGAGGGCGCATGATGCTGTCGGTCCACAACGATGGGCAGGCGATTCCCAAGGAAAGGCAAAACGAGATCTTTGAATACGGGTCGCGCGGCGCGTGCGCGACCGCGCCGGGCTGGGGCCTGGGCCTTCCCTTCGTAAAGCGCGCCACGGAAAGCCATGGGGGAAGCATCGCGGTCGACAGCTCGGAACAGACCGGCACCACGTTCCTGATCGACATCCCGATCGATTGCCGCCCCTTCGTCAAAAACCCGGCCTGA
- the guaA gene encoding glutamine-hydrolyzing GMP synthase, whose translation MHSKILILDFGSQVTQLIARRVRDAGVFSEVFPYDIGDEFVRNYGASGVILSGSHNSTLEGDSPRAPQAVFELGVPVLGICYGMQTMAAQLGGKVENGKVREFGYAEVRARGHTRLLNGVNDFVTDEGHGMLKVWMSHGDKVLEMPEGFKLMGSTPSCPIAAMADEERRFYALQFHPEVTHTTQGEAIIGRFVHEICGCKSDWNMPDYISEAVEKIRAQVGTDEVILGLSGGVDSSVAAALIHRAIGDQLTCVFVDHGLLRKDEGKMVMDMFSKNLGVKVLRIDASDQFMGHLAGVIDPEQKRKIIGREFVEVFQAESQKLTSAKWLAQGTIYPDVIESAGKGKKGQTIKSHHNVGGLPETLNLKLLEPLRELFKDEVRKLGVALGLPHDMVYRHPFPGPGLGVRILGEVKREYADLLREADAIFIEELRSTPFVAPMVPGIDAGKAPTNWYEATSQAFAVFLPVKSVGVMGDGRTYEYVVALRAVQTLDFMTAHWAHLPHDLLGRVSNRIINEVRGLNRVVYDISGKPPATIEWE comes from the coding sequence ATGCACTCCAAGATCCTCATCCTCGACTTCGGTTCCCAGGTCACCCAACTGATCGCCCGCCGCGTGCGCGACGCCGGCGTGTTCTCTGAAGTCTTCCCCTACGACATCGGCGACGAGTTCGTGCGCAACTACGGCGCGTCCGGCGTGATCCTGTCCGGCAGCCACAATTCGACGCTGGAAGGCGACTCGCCGCGCGCGCCGCAAGCCGTGTTCGAGCTCGGCGTGCCGGTGCTCGGCATCTGCTACGGCATGCAGACCATGGCGGCCCAGCTGGGCGGCAAGGTCGAGAACGGTAAAGTACGCGAATTCGGCTACGCCGAGGTGCGCGCGCGCGGCCACACCAGACTGCTCAACGGCGTCAACGACTTCGTCACCGACGAAGGCCACGGCATGCTGAAAGTCTGGATGAGCCACGGCGACAAGGTGCTGGAAATGCCGGAAGGCTTCAAGCTGATGGGTTCGACCCCGTCCTGCCCGATCGCCGCGATGGCCGACGAGGAGCGCCGCTTCTACGCGCTGCAGTTCCACCCGGAAGTCACGCACACGACTCAGGGGGAAGCCATCATCGGCCGCTTCGTGCACGAGATCTGCGGCTGCAAGAGCGACTGGAACATGCCGGATTACATCTCCGAGGCGGTCGAGAAGATCCGCGCCCAGGTCGGCACCGACGAGGTCATCCTCGGCCTGTCCGGCGGCGTCGACTCGAGCGTGGCTGCCGCGCTGATCCACCGCGCCATCGGCGACCAGCTGACCTGCGTGTTCGTCGACCACGGCTTGCTGCGCAAGGACGAAGGCAAGATGGTGATGGACATGTTCTCCAAGAACCTCGGCGTGAAGGTGCTGCGCATCGACGCGTCCGACCAGTTCATGGGCCACCTGGCCGGGGTGATCGACCCGGAGCAGAAGCGCAAGATCATCGGCCGCGAGTTCGTTGAAGTGTTCCAGGCCGAGTCCCAAAAGCTCACCAGCGCGAAGTGGCTGGCCCAGGGCACGATCTATCCGGACGTGATCGAATCGGCCGGCAAGGGCAAGAAGGGCCAGACCATCAAGAGCCACCACAACGTGGGCGGTCTGCCGGAAACCCTGAACCTGAAGCTGCTGGAGCCGCTGCGCGAACTGTTCAAGGACGAGGTGCGCAAGCTCGGCGTGGCCCTCGGCCTGCCGCACGACATGGTGTACCGTCACCCGTTCCCGGGTCCGGGCCTGGGCGTGCGCATCCTTGGCGAAGTCAAGCGCGAATACGCCGACCTGCTGCGCGAGGCGGATGCGATCTTCATCGAAGAACTGCGTAGTACGCCGTTCGTCGCGCCGATGGTGCCGGGTATCGATGCGGGCAAGGCCCCGACCAACTGGTATGAGGCGACCTCGCAGGCCTTCGCCGTGTTCCTGCCGGTGAAATCGGTGGGCGTGATGGGCGACGGCCGCACCTACGAATACGTGGTCGCGCTGCGCGCTGTGCAGACGCTGGACTTCATGACGGCGCACTGGGCGCACCTGCCGCACGATCTGCTCGGACGCGTGTCGAACCGGATCATCAACGAAGTGCGCGGGTTGAATCGCGTTGTTTATGATATTTCGGGGAAACCGCCGGCGACGATTGAGTGGGAGTAG
- the guaB gene encoding IMP dehydrogenase, whose protein sequence is MRLLQKALTFDDVLLVPAYSNILPANTSLRTKLTRNISLNIPVISAAMDTVTEAQLAIAMAQEGGIGIIHKNLRPADQAREVARVKRYEAGVLRDPITIGPDVKIREVLALAQQHGISGFPVVEGKQVVGIITNRDLRFEEDLEAEARAKMTPREKLVTVSEDAGTEEAKRLMNKHRLERVLVVNDEFELRGLITVKDILKSHEHPNASKDAQGKLLVGAAVGVGDKDKERVELLVKAGVDVLVVDTAHGHSQGILDRVKWIKDTYPQVDVIGGNIATAAAARALVEAGADAVKVGIGPGSICTTRIVAGVGVPQVTAISNVAEALAGTGVPCIADGGIRFSGDISKALAAGAHTVMMGSMFAGTEEAPGEVILYQGRSYKSYRGMGSLGAMAEGSADRYFQESQSKAEKFVPEGIEGRVAYKGSVLAIIYQLVGGVRQSMGYCGCASIEELREKAEFVEITSAGMRESHVHDVQITKEAPNYRTE, encoded by the coding sequence ATGCGTCTCCTCCAGAAAGCACTCACGTTCGATGACGTGCTGCTCGTCCCGGCCTATTCCAACATCCTCCCGGCCAATACCTCGCTGCGCACCAAGCTGACCCGCAACATCTCGCTGAACATCCCGGTGATCTCGGCCGCGATGGACACCGTGACCGAAGCCCAGCTCGCGATCGCGATGGCCCAGGAAGGCGGCATCGGCATCATCCACAAGAACCTGCGTCCTGCCGACCAGGCTCGCGAAGTGGCGCGCGTCAAGCGCTATGAAGCCGGCGTGCTGAGGGACCCGATCACGATCGGGCCGGACGTGAAGATCCGCGAAGTCCTGGCGCTGGCGCAGCAGCACGGCATCAGCGGCTTCCCGGTGGTCGAAGGCAAGCAGGTGGTCGGCATCATCACCAACCGCGACCTGCGTTTCGAGGAAGACCTGGAGGCGGAAGCGCGCGCCAAGATGACCCCGCGCGAAAAGCTGGTGACCGTGAGCGAAGACGCCGGCACCGAGGAAGCCAAGCGCCTGATGAACAAGCACCGCCTGGAGCGTGTGCTGGTCGTCAACGACGAGTTCGAGCTGCGCGGCCTGATCACGGTCAAGGACATCTTGAAGTCGCACGAGCACCCGAACGCGTCCAAGGATGCGCAGGGCAAGCTGCTGGTCGGCGCCGCCGTCGGCGTGGGCGACAAGGACAAGGAACGCGTGGAGCTGCTGGTCAAGGCCGGCGTGGACGTGCTGGTGGTCGACACCGCCCACGGCCACTCGCAAGGCATCCTGGACCGCGTGAAATGGATCAAGGACACCTATCCGCAAGTTGACGTCATCGGCGGCAACATCGCCACCGCGGCCGCCGCGCGCGCGCTGGTCGAAGCCGGCGCCGACGCGGTCAAGGTCGGCATCGGCCCGGGTTCGATCTGCACCACCCGCATCGTGGCCGGCGTGGGCGTGCCGCAAGTCACCGCGATCTCGAACGTGGCCGAGGCGCTGGCCGGCACCGGCGTGCCGTGCATCGCCGACGGCGGCATCCGCTTCTCGGGCGACATCTCCAAGGCGCTGGCTGCCGGCGCCCACACCGTCATGATGGGCTCGATGTTCGCCGGCACCGAAGAAGCGCCGGGCGAAGTCATCCTGTACCAGGGCCGTTCGTACAAATCCTACCGCGGCATGGGTTCGCTGGGCGCGATGGCCGAAGGTTCGGCCGACCGCTACTTCCAGGAATCGCAGTCGAAGGCCGAGAAGTTCGTGCCTGAAGGTATCGAAGGCCGCGTCGCCTACAAGGGCAGCGTGCTGGCGATCATCTATCAGCTGGTCGGCGGCGTGCGCCAGTCGATGGGCTACTGCGGCTGCGCGAGCATCGAAGAACTGCGTGAGAAAGCCGAATTCGTCGAGATCACGTCGGCCGGCATGCGCGAATCGCACGTGCACGACGTGCAGATCACCAAAGAAGCGCCGAACTACCGCACCGAGTAA
- a CDS encoding DUF4124 domain-containing protein, with protein METIKEIVITASPMNRRALRLACAGALMLLAQFAPQFAHAQYSWIDDKGSRVFSDRPPPPGTPANRILKTPRRPGADDNALALAVASPAPLDAPKQPGLADREADYRKRQSQRQEDEKKAQAEAAHKADLQQMCADTRQAEAQLASGVRISQMSADGERSYMSDEERARRLARTRESLAQCR; from the coding sequence GTGGAAACAATTAAGGAAATCGTGATCACCGCATCCCCCATGAACCGGCGCGCGCTGCGCCTGGCCTGCGCCGGCGCGCTGATGCTGCTGGCGCAGTTCGCGCCGCAGTTCGCCCACGCGCAGTATTCCTGGATCGACGACAAGGGCAGCCGGGTGTTTTCCGACCGCCCGCCGCCTCCGGGCACGCCGGCCAATCGCATCCTGAAGACGCCGCGCCGCCCTGGCGCCGACGACAATGCGCTGGCGCTTGCCGTCGCGTCCCCTGCCCCGCTTGATGCACCCAAGCAACCGGGCCTGGCCGACCGCGAAGCCGACTATCGCAAGCGCCAGAGCCAGCGCCAGGAAGACGAGAAAAAGGCGCAGGCCGAGGCCGCGCACAAGGCCGACCTGCAACAGATGTGCGCCGATACACGCCAGGCGGAAGCACAGCTGGCCTCGGGCGTGCGCATCAGCCAGATGAGCGCCGACGGCGAGCGCAGCTATATGTCGGACGAGGAACGGGCGCGCCGGCTTGCGCGCACGCGCGAGTCGCTGGCGCAGTGCCGATGA
- a CDS encoding RnfH family protein yields the protein MVEPVADSVADFGAEVQVYVLYATPQREFLHPMRVEPGTTIGQAIERSGVLQSFPEINLVTQPVGIYGKKKTLDTVLRERDRIEIYRPLVADPKDSRRKRAAKLGRT from the coding sequence ATGGTTGAGCCAGTGGCTGACTCAGTGGCTGACTTCGGCGCTGAAGTGCAGGTCTACGTGCTGTACGCGACGCCGCAACGCGAATTCCTGCATCCGATGCGCGTCGAGCCGGGCACGACCATCGGCCAGGCGATCGAGCGCAGCGGCGTGCTGCAAAGCTTCCCCGAGATCAACCTGGTGACGCAGCCGGTCGGCATCTACGGCAAGAAGAAGACGCTCGATACGGTGTTACGCGAGCGCGACCGCATCGAAATCTACCGGCCGCTCGTGGCCGATCCGAAGGATTCGCGGCGCAAGCGCGCGGCTAAGCTCGGGCGTACTTGA
- a CDS encoding type II toxin-antitoxin system RatA family toxin, producing the protein MAVVHKSVFLGYSAEQMFDLVAKVEDYPKFLPWCSGVKLVERSDDKLVAALQINFHGVKQSFTTSNHNQRPTQMKMHLVDGPFKMLEAVWSFKALRADACKIDFDMQYEFSNIILEQIVGPVFGMIANTMVDSFCKRAEAVYG; encoded by the coding sequence ATGGCAGTAGTGCACAAATCAGTTTTCTTGGGCTACAGCGCCGAGCAAATGTTCGACCTCGTCGCAAAAGTCGAAGACTATCCAAAATTCCTGCCCTGGTGCAGCGGCGTGAAACTGGTCGAAAGGAGCGACGACAAACTCGTCGCGGCGTTGCAGATCAACTTTCATGGGGTCAAGCAGAGCTTCACCACGTCGAATCACAACCAGCGTCCGACCCAGATGAAGATGCACCTGGTCGACGGTCCTTTCAAGATGCTCGAGGCGGTCTGGAGTTTCAAGGCGCTGCGCGCCGACGCCTGCAAGATCGACTTCGACATGCAATACGAATTCTCGAACATCATTCTCGAGCAGATCGTCGGACCGGTGTTCGGCATGATCGCCAACACGATGGTCGATTCCTTTTGCAAGCGCGCCGAGGCGGTGTATGGTTGA
- the smpB gene encoding SsrA-binding protein SmpB — MSIIDNKKAFFDYFIEDRYEAGLVLEGWEVKAIRDGRVQIKEAYVVVRNGELYLFGAHISPLSTVSGWSHPEALRTRKLLLHKAEIDKLVGKVERSGYTLVPLNLHFKGGRVKCEVGLAKGKKQHDKRDTERDRDAKREVEKAMKQIRR; from the coding sequence ATGAGCATTATTGATAATAAGAAAGCCTTTTTCGACTATTTCATCGAGGACCGCTATGAGGCCGGCCTGGTGCTGGAGGGCTGGGAAGTCAAGGCAATCCGGGATGGACGGGTCCAGATCAAGGAGGCCTATGTCGTCGTCCGCAATGGCGAACTGTATCTGTTCGGCGCGCACATCAGCCCATTGAGCACGGTCTCGGGATGGAGTCATCCGGAAGCCCTGCGTACCCGCAAGCTGCTGCTGCACAAGGCGGAAATCGACAAGCTGGTCGGCAAGGTCGAGCGCTCCGGCTACACGCTGGTGCCGCTCAACCTGCACTTCAAGGGCGGCCGCGTGAAATGCGAAGTCGGCCTGGCCAAGGGCAAGAAGCAGCACGACAAGCGCGACACTGAACGCGACCGCGACGCCAAGCGCGAGGTCGAGAAGGCGATGAAGCAGATTCGCCGCTGA
- the yddG gene encoding aromatic amino acid DMT transporter YddG, protein MSLRARATLTGLSAVLLWSSVVGLLRSVSQALGPTGGAAAMYTLAALLLLATVGLGKVRDFPRAYLVWGSVLFVSYEICLSLSIGHAHTNRQAIEVGMVNYLWPALTMLFAILFNGQKASWLIAPGVALALAGVCRVLGGEHGFDGAAMAANVRDNPHSYGLALAGALIWAGYCTITPRIAGGKNGVTLFFMLTAAALWIKYLAQGGSTLHVDLHALLCLVLAAGAMGFGYAAWNVGILRGNVTLLAGASYFIPVLSSALASQVLHAGLPRAFWQGAAMVCAGSVLCWLATRAGR, encoded by the coding sequence GTGAGCCTGCGCGCCCGCGCCACGCTGACCGGCCTGTCGGCCGTGCTGCTGTGGAGTTCGGTCGTCGGCCTGCTGCGCAGCGTGAGCCAGGCGCTCGGACCGACCGGGGGCGCAGCGGCGATGTACACGCTGGCCGCGCTCCTGCTCCTGGCCACGGTCGGCCTGGGCAAGGTGCGCGATTTCCCGCGCGCCTATCTGGTGTGGGGCAGCGTGCTGTTCGTGAGCTACGAAATCTGCCTGTCGCTGTCGATCGGCCATGCGCACACGAACCGCCAGGCGATCGAAGTCGGCATGGTGAACTATTTGTGGCCCGCGCTGACGATGCTGTTCGCGATCCTGTTCAACGGCCAGAAGGCCAGTTGGCTGATCGCGCCGGGCGTCGCGCTGGCGCTGGCAGGCGTGTGCCGGGTCCTGGGCGGGGAGCACGGGTTCGATGGCGCGGCGATGGCGGCGAACGTGCGCGACAACCCTCACAGTTACGGCCTGGCGCTGGCCGGGGCCCTGATCTGGGCCGGCTATTGCACCATCACCCCACGCATCGCCGGCGGCAAGAACGGCGTCACGCTGTTCTTCATGCTCACCGCCGCAGCGCTCTGGATCAAGTACCTTGCCCAGGGCGGCAGCACGCTGCACGTGGACCTGCATGCGCTGCTCTGCCTGGTGCTGGCCGCAGGCGCCATGGGTTTCGGCTACGCGGCCTGGAACGTCGGCATCCTGCGCGGGAACGTCACGCTGCTGGCCGGGGCGTCGTACTTCATCCCGGTACTGTCGTCGGCGCTGGCGTCGCAGGTCTTGCACGCGGGCCTGCCGCGCGCGTTCTGGCAGGGCGCGGCGATGGTGTGCGCAGGATCGGTCCTGTGCTGGCTGGCGACGCGCGCCGGGCGCTAG
- a CDS encoding multidrug effflux MFS transporter — protein sequence MQRLLTVILACLGMVGALAIDTYLPSMPAIGRAFAVGPVAVQQTLSVFLFMFAFMMLFYGTLSDSFGRRPVILVALVVYTAASAGAACAPTFGWLLLCRALQGMSAGAGSVIGQAIVQDRFTGADAQRIMSHVMMVFGLAPAVAPILGGWLFVSFGWRATFVFLAIFGALMLVTCLRLLPESLPVDKRHAFHPGSIARNYVKVLGHPQFLLLSLSVGLAFGGLSLYIGSAANFIMDILHLPETAFAWMFIPLISGMVIGSAWGGKRATKMPAATLRAIGFGTMLLACVLNVGYTAWAGSDVTVPWAVLPLMVYTFGLAVAMPAIQVGALGLFPENRGLASSMLSFIQMMSFALVSGLVAPLLFGSAFKIACGVAIGLAASFAACRLGYALARGRAVA from the coding sequence ATGCAGCGACTGCTGACGGTGATCCTGGCCTGTCTCGGTATGGTCGGGGCGCTGGCGATCGACACTTATCTTCCCTCGATGCCGGCGATCGGGCGCGCGTTCGCGGTCGGCCCGGTCGCGGTCCAGCAGACCTTGAGCGTGTTCCTGTTCATGTTCGCGTTCATGATGCTGTTCTACGGGACCCTGTCGGACTCGTTCGGGCGCCGCCCGGTGATCCTGGTCGCGCTCGTGGTCTACACCGCGGCGTCCGCCGGCGCGGCCTGCGCGCCGACCTTCGGCTGGCTGCTGCTGTGCCGCGCGCTGCAGGGCATGTCGGCCGGCGCCGGCTCGGTGATCGGCCAGGCCATTGTGCAGGACCGCTTCACCGGGGCCGACGCCCAGCGCATCATGTCGCACGTGATGATGGTCTTCGGCCTGGCGCCGGCGGTGGCGCCGATCCTGGGCGGCTGGCTGTTCGTCAGCTTCGGCTGGCGCGCGACCTTCGTGTTCCTGGCGATCTTCGGCGCGCTGATGCTGGTCACCTGCCTGCGCCTGCTGCCGGAGAGCCTGCCTGTAGACAAGCGCCACGCCTTCCACCCCGGCTCGATCGCGCGCAACTACGTCAAGGTGCTCGGCCATCCGCAGTTCCTGCTGCTGTCGCTGTCGGTCGGCCTGGCCTTCGGCGGGCTTTCGCTGTACATCGGCTCGGCGGCCAACTTCATCATGGACATCCTGCACCTGCCCGAGACCGCGTTCGCCTGGATGTTCATTCCGCTGATCTCGGGCATGGTGATCGGCTCGGCCTGGGGCGGCAAGCGCGCCACGAAGATGCCGGCGGCGACCTTGCGCGCGATCGGCTTCGGCACCATGCTGCTGGCCTGCGTGCTGAACGTCGGCTATACCGCCTGGGCGGGCAGCGACGTCACGGTGCCGTGGGCGGTGCTGCCGCTGATGGTCTACACCTTCGGCCTGGCGGTGGCGATGCCGGCGATCCAGGTCGGCGCGCTCGGCCTGTTCCCGGAGAACCGCGGCCTGGCCTCGTCGATGCTGTCCTTCATCCAGATGATGTCGTTCGCGCTGGTCTCGGGCCTGGTCGCGCCGCTGCTGTTCGGCAGCGCCTTCAAGATCGCCTGCGGCGTGGCGATCGGCCTGGCGGCAAGCTTCGCGGCATGCCGGCTGGGCTACGCGCTGGCGCGGGGCAGGGCGGTGGCGTGA
- the lepB gene encoding signal peptidase I gives MKNWVRNNKGFLAFLVMFGVFRTAVADWNPIPSASMHPNLLEGDVVLVNRMAFDLKVPLTDVVVAHMGEPARGDIVTFHSPKDGMLLIKRLVALPGDTVEMRNERLYINGRGANYRVVEESLDSVGGSALRAVQLDESINGRPRHIQLLPEVNAARNFGPVTVPSGQYLMLGDNRDNSADSRYIGLVPRKNLIGRAERVLVSADYQGNWMPRTERFGMSLYRAD, from the coding sequence GTGAAAAACTGGGTGCGCAACAACAAAGGCTTCCTGGCCTTCCTCGTGATGTTCGGCGTGTTCCGCACCGCGGTCGCGGACTGGAACCCGATCCCCTCGGCCTCGATGCATCCCAACCTGCTCGAGGGCGACGTGGTGCTGGTCAACCGCATGGCGTTCGACCTGAAGGTGCCGCTGACCGACGTCGTCGTGGCCCACATGGGCGAGCCGGCGCGCGGCGACATCGTCACCTTCCACTCGCCGAAGGACGGCATGCTGCTGATCAAGCGCCTGGTCGCGCTGCCCGGCGACACCGTCGAGATGCGCAACGAGCGCCTCTACATCAACGGCCGCGGCGCCAATTACCGCGTGGTCGAGGAGTCGCTCGATTCGGTCGGCGGCTCGGCGCTGCGCGCGGTGCAGCTCGACGAGTCGATCAACGGCCGCCCGCGCCACATCCAGCTGCTGCCGGAGGTGAACGCGGCGCGCAACTTCGGCCCGGTCACGGTGCCGTCCGGCCAGTACCTGATGCTGGGCGATAACCGCGACAACAGCGCCGACTCGCGCTACATCGGCCTGGTGCCGCGCAAGAACCTGATCGGCCGCGCCGAACGCGTGCTGGTCTCCGCCGACTACCAGGGCAACTGGATGCCGCGCACCGAGCGCTTCGGCATGTCGCTTTACCGGGCCGACTGA
- a CDS encoding PepSY domain-containing protein: MSPANLRRWSWIHKWSSLVCTAFMLLLCLTGLPLIYHEELAELSGAEIEAPALPVALSGKPPHASLDQVIAAGKARYPGKVMMFMSQEPEDPDMWFLTMGDRIDDPHFVSIGIDARTAKFVGEPPIEGGGVLQFLYHLHVDLFAGQWGKLFLGAMGLLLLTAIVSGVVLYAPFMRKLDFGTVRHGRTARLKWLDLHNLLGIVTLAWALVVGATGVMNTLADVLLQVWQSTEVAAMVKSHAGLPPLDPKAPMASMEASVANARAAQPGMQVAFIAFPGTGFASPHHYGVYMRGDRALTARLVKPVLVDARTSQVADQRSLPWYLTVLLLSQPLHFGDYGGAPLKLVWALLDVATIVVLGSGLYLWIRRGRAAQARAPAPARAQAPVREGSAEGSR, encoded by the coding sequence ATGTCTCCCGCCAATCTTCGCCGCTGGTCCTGGATCCACAAGTGGAGCAGCCTGGTTTGCACCGCCTTCATGCTGCTGCTGTGCCTGACCGGCCTGCCGCTGATCTATCACGAGGAGCTGGCCGAACTGAGCGGCGCCGAGATCGAAGCGCCGGCCTTGCCCGTTGCACTGTCCGGCAAGCCGCCGCATGCCAGCCTCGACCAGGTCATCGCCGCCGGCAAGGCGCGCTATCCGGGCAAGGTCATGATGTTCATGTCGCAGGAGCCCGAAGACCCCGACATGTGGTTCCTGACCATGGGCGACCGTATCGACGACCCGCATTTCGTCTCGATCGGCATCGACGCGCGCACCGCGAAGTTCGTCGGCGAGCCGCCGATCGAAGGCGGCGGCGTGCTGCAGTTCCTGTATCACCTGCACGTCGACCTGTTCGCCGGGCAGTGGGGCAAGCTGTTCCTGGGCGCGATGGGGCTGCTGCTGTTAACCGCCATCGTCTCCGGCGTGGTGCTCTACGCGCCCTTCATGCGCAAGCTCGACTTCGGCACCGTGCGCCATGGCCGCACCGCGCGCCTGAAGTGGCTCGACCTGCACAACCTGCTCGGCATCGTCACGCTGGCGTGGGCGCTGGTGGTCGGCGCCACCGGCGTGATGAACACGCTGGCCGACGTGCTGCTGCAGGTCTGGCAGTCGACCGAGGTGGCGGCGATGGTCAAGTCGCATGCCGGCTTGCCGCCGCTCGACCCGAAGGCGCCGATGGCGTCGATGGAGGCCAGCGTGGCCAATGCGCGCGCGGCCCAGCCGGGGATGCAGGTCGCCTTCATCGCCTTCCCGGGCACCGGTTTCGCCAGCCCGCACCATTACGGCGTCTACATGCGCGGCGACCGCGCGCTGACCGCACGCCTGGTCAAGCCGGTGCTGGTCGATGCGCGAACCAGCCAGGTGGCCGACCAGCGCTCGCTGCCCTGGTACCTGACCGTGCTGCTGCTGTCGCAGCCGCTGCACTTCGGCGACTACGGCGGCGCGCCGCTCAAGCTGGTGTGGGCGCTGCTCGACGTCGCCACCATCGTGGTGCTGGGCAGCGGCTTGTACCTGTGGATCCGGCGCGGGCGTGCGGCGCAGGCCAGGGCGCCTGCACCGGCGCGCGCGCAGGCGCCCGTGCGCGAGGGCAGCGCCGAGGGCAGCCGATGA